The genomic window GGCTAAACCGCGTGGTGGTGGCCGCCTGCACCCCCCGGACTCACGAACCGCTGTTCCGGGACACGCTGCGGGAAGGCGGGATCAACCAGTACTTCTTCGACATGGCCAACATCCGTGAGCACTGCTCATGGGTGCACTCCAAGCAGAAGGAGGAAGCCACCGCGAAGGCCAAGGACATCGTGCGCATGTCGGTGGCCCGGACCATAGGCCTGGAGCCGCTCGAGGAGTTCCAGCTGCCCGTCGACAAGACGACCCTCGTCGTCGGCGGTGGCGTGGCCGGGATGACCGCCGCGCTGGGTCTCGCCGAACAGGGTTTCGAGGTCCACCTGGTGGAGAAGCAGAAGGACCTGGGCGGCATGGCGCGACGGATCCGTACCACCCTGGAGGGGCTGGACGTCCGGGCCTACCTGAGCAACCTGATTCGCCGGGTCTACGAGCACCCCCTCGTCCACGTGTCCCACGAGGCGACCATCACCGACGTGTCGGGGTACGTGGGCAGCTTCGTCACCACGCTGGAAGCGGAGGGTCGGGTCAAGACGATCCGCCACGGCGCCGCCATCCTCGCCACCGGAGCCGACGAGCACAAGCCCACCGAGTACCTCTACGGCGAGGACGAGAGGGTGTGGACCCAGCTCGAACTGGAGGAGCGGATCCACGAGGGTGACGAAGCGCTCGCGGCCGCGCGGAGCCTGGTGATGATCCAGTGCGTCGGTTGCCGGCAAAAGGGCCGGGACTACTGCGCCCGGATCTGTTGCAGCCAGGCCATCAAGAACGCCCTCTCGCTCAAGACGAGGCGCCCCGGGCTGGATGTCTACATCCTGTTCCGGGACATGCGGACCTACGGCTTCAGCGAGGACCGATACCGCGAGGCGGCCGACAGGGGCGTCGTTTTCGTCCGCTGGGAGCCGCAACGCAGGCCCGATGTGGAGACCGCCCAGGACAATGAGGGCAAGCCCGTCCTGCGGGTCACCGTGCCCGACCCCATCCTGGGTCAGCAGCTGGCCATCGACGCCGACCTCGTGGTCCTGTCGGCCGCCGTGGTCCCCTCGGCCGGCACCCCGGAAGTCACCCGGCTCTTCAAGGTACCCGTGAACCCGGACGGTTTCTTCCAGGAAGCCCACGTGAAGCTGCGGCCGGTTGACTTCGCCGCGGACGGCGTCTTCATGTGCGGGGCCAGTCACTACCCCAAGCACCTCGCGGAGACGATCAGCCAGGCCTACGGCGCGGCCGGCCGGGCCGTCACGCTCCTCTCCCATGAGACGGTCACCGCCTCGGGGGCCGTCTGCGAGGTCGAGGAACAGGACTGCATATCCTGCGGGGCGTGCCTCACGGCCTGCAGCTACGACGCGATCCACTGGCGCGAGACACAGGCGGGCAAGAAAGCCGAGGTGAATCCAGCCCTCTGCAAGGGGGACGGCCTCTGTTGCGCCAAGTGCCCGACCGACGCCATCGTCCTGAAGCACTACACCAACGAGGAGATCGCGGACCAGATCGACGCGGCGCTTTCGGGCTCACGGAGCTCGACGGGCGAGAAGACCGGGAACGAATCGAGAAACCCCGGAGCTACCACGGAGGTGGGAACATGACAGGACTCGGGCACACGCAGAGGATCGTCGCATTCCTTTGCAACTGGTGAGCATACTCCGCTGCGGATCTGTCTGGCGTGACCAGACAAAGCTATGCACCGGAGATTCGGATCATCCGCCTGATGTGCACGGGTCGGGTGGACCTGGCCTTCGTGCTCCGCGCGTTCCGGGGCGGAGCCGATGGGGTGATCATCGGCGGCTGCCGGCCGGGCGAATGCCACTACGAGACCGAAGGAAACTTCGACGCACTGGGCAACATGCACCTGTGCAAGAATCTCATGCGGCAGATCGGGGTGTACCCCGGCCGGCTGCGGCTGGAGTGGATCTCCGCCGCTGAGGGGAGCCGTTTCGCCGAGATCATGAGCGACTTCGCCGCGCAGCTGCGGGAGCTCGGACCGCTCGGCCAGGGAGAGGGGATCGACGCCCCCGACCTGAAGCTGAAGCTCGATGCCCTGAGCCGCCTGATCCCCTACGTGAAGCTGGTGGAACGGGAGAAGCTGCGTGTTCCGGTGAGGTCGGAGGAGGTGTACCGGGCGCTCTACGGGAGTGACGCGACGGATCGGCTGCTGCACGACCTGATCGCCGACAAGCTCGCCGTCAGCCAGATCCTGATGCTGCTGGAGGAGAGACCTCTCTCCACCCGGGAGATCTCCGAGCGGCTGGGCCTGAATCCGTCCGACGTCTCCAGACACATGAACGACTCCTCGCGGCGGAGCCTGGTCCGGTACGACCTCGACCAGAAGCGTTACGCCCTCGCAGGAGAAACAAGGCAGGCAGCGGATTGACAGAAGCAGTCATGGATCGCGATCGCGTCGATCAGATCATCGATGGACACCAGAGCGAAGCCAGCTCGCTGATCCAGGTGCTGCTTGATATCCAGGGCGAGATACACTGGCTGCCCAGGGAAGCCCTGGAGCGGATCAGCGAACGGCTGGAGGTCCCGCTTTCGACGGTGCAGCACATCACCACCTTCTACAAGGCGTTCAGCCTGGTCCCGAAGGGCCGTCACCAGGTCCACATCTGCCTGGGCACCGCCTGTCACGTCCGGGGCGCGCCGCGGGTCCTGGACGCGGTGCAGGATCTGACCGGCCTCGAGCCCGGCGAGACGGACATGGACCTGAAGTTCAGCCTGGAGACCGTCAACTGCCTCGGCTGCTGCGCACTGGGACCGGTGATCGAGATCGACGGCAAGACCCACGGCAACGTGTCGACCGCGAAAACGGCAGACGTGCTGAAGAGCTACGAGTAGAGGAAACCCATGGCGCGATTCAGTACACCATTCCGGACAAAACAGGAACTCGCCGACTACCGGCAGGCTCTGGCCGACCGGAGGCCCCCCGACCGGCCCTGCGTCTCCATCTGCGCCGGGGCGGGTTGCCTGGCTTCGGGCGCGAGCGAGGTCATCGCCGCCTTCGAGACCGAGCTCGCGGCGCAAGGTCTTCAGGAAGGTCTCGGGACGGACGTCGATACCAGGGGCGCCGGCTGCCCGGGATTCTGCGAGCGGGGCCCCGTGGTGGTCCTCCATCCCGAGGGGATCTGCTACCTCCAGGTCAAACCCGAAGACGTCCCGGAGATCGTCTCGCGGAGCATCAAGGGCAAGGAGGTGGTCGAGCGTCTGCTCTACGAGGATCCGGCCACGGGCGAACGGGCGGTCCACGAGGCCGACATCCCGTTCTACAAGCTCCAGGAACGGACCCTGCTCTCCAGCAACATCCTGATCGACTCGCGCAGCATCGACGACTACCTGGCCATCGGCGGATACGCGGCGCTGGTCAGGGCCCTGTTCGAGATGGGCCCCGAGGCGGTGCTGGAGGAGATCAAGAAGTCCAACCTCCGGGGCCGGGGCGGGGCCGGCTTCCCCGCGGGTCGCAAGTGGGAGGGCTCCCGCAACGCCCCCGACAAACCAAAGTACGTGCTCGTCAACGCCGACGAGGGGGACCCCGGGGCGTTCATGGACCGGGCGCTGCTGGAGGGGAACCCCCACTCCGTTCTCGAGGGACTGATGATCGGCGGCTTCACCATCGGCGCCGACGAGGGCTACATCTACGTCCGGCAGGAGTACCCCCTCGCGGTGAAGAACGTACGCCACGCGATCGCGCAGGCCGAGGCGTGCGGCCTGCTGGGCGAGGACATCCTCGGCTCCGGCTTCGACTTCACGATCAAGGTGCACAAGGGGGCCGGCGCCTTCGTCTGCGGCGAGTCCACGGCGCTGATGACGGCACTGGAGGGCCGGGTCGGCGAGCCCCGGCCGAAGTACGTCCGCTCCAACGTCAAGGGGCTCTGGGGCAAACCCACCGTGCTGAACAACGTCGAGACCTGGGCCAACGTGCCACTGATCGTAGAAAGGGGTTCCGACTGGTTCACGCGGATCGGCACAGAGGGAAGCAAGGGCACGAAGATCTTCTCCCTGGTCGGCAAGATCAGGAACACCGGCCTGGTGGAAGTGCCCATGGGCATGCCGCTGCGGGACATCATCTACGAGATCGGCGGCGGCATCCCGGGCGGGAAGAGGTTCAAGGCCGTGCAGACGGGCGGGCCTTCCGGCGGCTGCCTCCCCGAGGAGATGCTGCATCTCGAGGTCGGCTTCGACGAGCTGACCGGCGCCGGCTCCATGATGGGATCCGGCGGCATGATCGTCATGGACGAGGACAACTGCATGGTGGACGTCGCCAGGTATTTCATCAACTTCCTGACGGAGGAGTCCTGCGGCAAGTGCCTTCCCTGCCGCGAGGGTCTGCGGCAGATGCACAGGATCCTGACGAACATCTGCGAAGGAAGAGGCCGCGACGGCGACATCGAGACCCTCGAGGAGCTGTCCGAGGTTCTCACCGAGGCTTCGCTCTGCGGCCTCGGACAGAGCGCCGCCAACCCGTTCCTGAGCACGTTGCGCTACTTCCGCGCGGAATACGAGGCGCACATCGAGCAGAAGCGGTGCCCGGCTCTGTCCTGCAAGGGGCTGGTCTCGTACTGGATCGACCCGGACAAATGCACGGCGTGCATGCTCTGCCTGAAGCAGTGCCCCTCGCAGGGAATCGAGGGCGGCAAGAAGCGGATCCATGTGATCGACCAGGCGAAGTGCGACGCTTGCGGCGTGTGCTTCGAGGTCTGCCCCGACAAGTTCGACGCGGTGAGGAAGATCTCGGGCGGGCCCGTCCCGGGTCCCCTGCCGATGGAGGAGCGGACGCTCCGGACGAGCGGGAAGGGGGCAGTGCAATGAGCGACATCCGCCTGCAGATCGACGGCCGGGAAGTCCGCGCAAGCGAAAGCATGACCTTGCTGGAGGCGGCCCGCGAGGCGGGGATCCCGATCCCGACCCTCTGCCTTCACGACGCCCTGGAGCCCTTCGGAGGATGCCGGCTGTGCATCGTCGAGGTGGAAGTGCGCGGATGGAGCCGGCTCGTCGTGTCCTGCGTGTATCCGGTGGCCGCCGACCTGATCGTCACGACGCGCAACGAAAAGATCGACCGGATCCGCAAGACCCTCCTGGAGCTGCTGCTGGCCCACGCCCCCCATGCTCCTGCCCTGCAGGAGATGGCCGCGGAGTACGGAGCGGACCGGGGCCGGTTCGAGCAGGAGGCCTCCTTCTGCATCCACTGCGGGCTGTGCGTCCGCTACTGCGCCGAGGTGAAGAAGAAGCACGCCGTGGGGTTCATCGACCGCGGCATCCGGAAAGAGATCAGCTTCCTGCCGGAGATCGCCGCCAAGGAGTGCAGCAGCTGCAAGGAATGCTTCCCGCTCTGCCCGACGTCGTACCTGCAGGCGGCCTTTGTGCTGGTCGAGGCCCTCACGTCACGCCGATGATTCGGAGCGCATGTACGCTGCGACCTGCGTGTGGCGCTGCGCCAGGATCCCCATCCGTCCGCGCCCTGGCTCGAGTTTTCCGCGGCCGGCGTCGCCGCAGCGCCGTCGGTCGAGGGCGTCTACCGACTCCTCGACGAGAAAAAGGGGTTCCACGCCACCGTGGGCTTGGACAACCTGCATGAAGCGTTTAGCGGGTTGCTCGAGACCCCGGACAAGGCCCGCTTCCTCTTCTTCGGCGAATCGTAGTGGACGGCTCGCCTCAATTCCAGGCGTCGCCGAGCTGCCCAAGCCCACTCACGGCGTCGCTGGTGAACCTCGGCGGAATTCCGAAACGCTCCGCGACGATCTGGACCAGTTCGTCGCGGCCGGCCAGCTTCCGGATGTCCGACACGGTTCCCCTGGATTCGATGACGGTCAGATTGTGAATGACCAGGAAACGGTCGGGAAAGAAGCGCGCAAGCAGGATCGCGTTCATGAAGGTCGCCTCGGCCCGATAGGAATCGGCGATGACCGCCCGGAAGTCGGCTATCCTCCTTGGCGCCGGCTTGGCGACGTAGCCGTGCTTCAAATCGCCGTCCCGGTACAGCTCGAGCCTCGAACGCCCCTCGGCGTCCTGCGGTTTGAGCACATAGCGATCACGGCCCGATCCGACGACATGATCCACCGCCAGATCACGGGGCAATGGGGCCACCAGCGGTGCCGCATAACCGACATCCACCAGATACTGTCGTTTCTCCAGATCCACCATGCTGACCAGATGGACGTCGGGACCGGACATGTCGGCGCCGCACAACGTCGTCCGATACCCCAGGTTGGCGAGCAGCTGGTAGAAGTAGAAGTTGTTGGGGTAGCAGGTCCCGCCGAAGTTGAACTTCTCGATGCCGTCGAGGAACGACTCGAGACCTGGCAATCCCCGAAGACCCCGATGCTTCATGCAGTACAGCTTGGACACGTTCTCGAAGGGCACCCGGCACACGTGGGCCCGCACGAGTTCGCGCAATCCCGCCACACTCGGCCTGCCTCCCGGGACTCCCAGGAGACCGAGGTAACGCGCCAAGAACACAGGCGGCATGGGTGGATACGGTATTGTCACTTCCGGGGGGCCTTCATCCTTCGCCAAGTCCGGGTCGAGCGGTCCGGTCCGCGCGGGACTATGCAAACCGAGTGTGCTTGGTGCGCCATTTCCTGAGAGAGATCCCCAGCCAGAAGCTGTAGATCCCGAGGGTGATGATCGTCAGGAGCAGCCACTTGATCCAGTTCCCGAAGAGCTGCGACGCGGTCCCATCGAAGGAAAGCCGCCGACCGTTGATCACGGTATGCTTGGCTTCCCAGGCGAACATCATGCAGAATGCCCAGGGATAGCAGATGCCGAGGGTGAAAACCGTGACCAGGATCCCGAGGAGCGACCAGCCGATCAGCTGCAGGAGGCCGCCGTCGAAATATGAATCGGCTGCAGTGTCGCCGTCTACGCGCACGGTAACGTTGACGTCGCTGGACATGGGACTCTCCTTTGTGACGGTTGGTGGATCCGAGGGTCCTAGAACCAGTTCTTCTTGCCGATGATGTAGGCCGCATGAAACTCGGCGTCCGACTTGGTCAGATAGAGGATCCCTTCTATCAGGCCGATAGTGCCCATGACACCGGTGGCTATGCCCACGGTCAGCAACCCGAGAACGAGCGATATCAGCAGCATGATGATTCCCGCTCCGGTATATCCGAGATAGAACTTGTGGACCCCGAGAGATCCCAACAGGATTCCCAGGATACCGGCCGTGACCTTGTTCTTGCCGCCTGCCCCGGCTGCCGCACCCCGGCCGAGCATGGCGCCGCAACTCGTGCACATGACCTGGTTTTCCAGCGTCTCCTTGCCACACGCCTGGCAGAACTTCTTCTCCGAGAGTGGAGAAACGCCGCAGCCTGGGCAAGCCAGGGCATTTTCGTTCAGTTCCTTGCCGCAGTTTCGACAGAACATGAGAATCTCCTTCCGAGAAATGGATTGCGAAATCCGGACGGAAGATCGATCCAGGCCAGGTCGGGCCGCCTCTTCGGTTCGAACCTCGCCTATAGATCCCCTCCGTCGGGGTACGGAGAGAACTGGTCCGCGATCACCCACCACCGGCCGGCGTCTCTGACCAACACTATCATGTCGCGACCCGAAGGGCGAAAGCTCATTCCAGCTCGCTCACACCGCATCTCGTAAGAGTACGTCACGATGGCGGTGTCGCCGTAGACGCGGATGTTCGGATTGTGGGTCTGCCACGAAATGATCTTGGTGGTCTCCGCGTACTCCGTCCAGGCCGAGACACAGGCCTCTCGCCCTAGCAGCGGCATCCGGTCCGCTGGCGTGATCGCGACCATCGTCTCGTGGAAATAGTCGCGCAGATCCGCCGCGCTCCCGGTGGTCCAGCACCGATTCAGCGCTTCCACGGGGTCCCACACCTCGGTTTCAACAGCATTCATGGACGGCTGCCCCCTCGTCGATCTGCCGGCCCGACATGGCGTCGAGCCGCGGGTTGGCCCCGGCGCCCGGGTCACTCTGGTCCATCAACTACCGGCTGGCTACGGTCCACGCACTTCACCGACAGGAGGAGCATCATCAGCAGGCTCGCCGCCTCCACCGGGACATCGAGCATCGCGTAGCCCAGCCGGTACTCGCCGAGGTACACCGAAAGCATGTCCAGAGCGATGGCCAAGATGTTTGCCGCGGCGATCACGGCCGCTGCCCATCGTCGAGTTAGCGGGGACCTGGCGACGAAGACGTAGAGCAGGGAATATGGGACAATGCTGCCTCCCGCGCCACGAAGCATGCCGAGGATGACGGGATCCTGCGGTCCCGCGATCCGGGCGATGAACGCGGGGAACAGCACGAGCGCGAGACCCATGGCCAGGAAGTAGAGGGCGCACACGTAGCAGACGACGCGGAATCCGTCCAGGAAGCCGCGGTGCGAACTTGCGGAAGAACCATCCATCGCCTCTCCTCACGGAGACTCCCCGACGGCTTCGATGAACCGCAGGAGTTTCCGTTCGTCCAGTGCACCCGAAGTGCGAACCCCGGTGCATATGTCGACCCCGAACGGATGAACCGCACGAATCGCACCGCCCACGTTTTCCGCGCCCAGCCCGCCGGCGAGGAATACCGGGACAGGCGAGTCCCTGACGATCCTGGCGCTGAGAGACCAGTCATGCGTGCGGCCCGTACCGCCGAGTTCCTTGACCGGAAGGGACCGATTCCCGGAATCGAGCAGAAGCGCGTCTACCGCGCGCGCAACCCGCATCGCTTCCGAAACCGCCTCGTCGCCGGCGACATGGACGACCTGCACCAGCGAGATCCCGGGCATGGCTTCGCGCAATTCCGCGTGAACCTCCGGGGGAAGACGGTCGCAGAGCTGCACGGTGCTCACCCGGCACCGTTTCTGCTGGGCGACGATCTCCGCGGTGTCGGTCCTGCTGGTGAGCAGGAACGTGGCGATCGGCGGTGGCACCGTTGCGACGATCTCCGCAATGAGAGCTTCCGGAATGACGCCCGGACCGCTCGGCATCTCGGATACGAAGCCCAGCGCCGACGCCCCGAGACGGACGGCAAGGCGGGCCTCCTCGACCGAACCGATGCAGCAGATCTTGATTCGTGTCATTGCCTGCCCGCTTGTCCCCGACGTGCCGGGCTTCGTCCGGCTCGGCCGGGCTGAGGGATGCTCCGGGTCAACGCCATGGTGGCCCAACCGCACCCGGGATGCCATTGAATAATCGACCCCGATGGACCATCATCGATGCGTTCCAGATGGCCTCCCGGCCCGGCCCCCGGAGCGTGAACCGGGAATGCACCGTCTTGTCACGCGGACACCCTCCGCGTCCGGCTATACCCTGGTGCGGCACGCGCGGCATTTCAGGAGCGTAACATGGCCTCCCGGAAACCGATCGACTACTTGACCGAGGCAGACAGGCTGGAGCAAGCCGGTGATCTGGTGAAGGCTGCCGAAGCGGCGGCACGGGCGCTCGCTCTCTCGCCGGAGACCGACGAGATCCGCCTGTACCTGGCCAAGCTGCTCAAGCTGAACGGCAGGACGGACGAGGCGTACGCCCACTATCGCCGCCAGTTGAAGCTGGGCAGAACCGATCTGGATCTGCAGGTGAACCTGGTCGAGATGCTGAGGCTGCAGACCGACCGCGCCGCGGATCC from bacterium includes these protein-coding regions:
- a CDS encoding CoB--CoM heterodisulfide reductase iron-sulfur subunit A family protein, with translation MVVGGGISGIQAALDLASSGFKVCMVEKAPTIGGKMAQLDKTFPTNDCSMCIESPKFIECDRHPNIEILTYTEIDNVEGRAGDFEVAMTRKPRYVDEDLCTGCTVCAEYCPILVPDLFNQELSDNKAIHIHFSQAVPLVPYIDERCRFLEDGRCTICESVCKNNAIDLHQKPEKMVVKVGAIVLSPGYGVFDPRLRGDYGYGKLENVVTSLDFERLLCATGPHEGEILRPSDKKHPKKIAWIHCVGSRQILEGGHSYCSSVCCSYIQKQVILTKDHDADIEAVIFHNDIRSFGKDFERFYQRAANLPGIEFIRSYVDVGREIPDTKNVTIRYATDTDGVKEQEFDLVVLGVGLGPPADVERLAEQFGIELDGHGFCKTDPRNPIKTTRPGVFVCGAFRGPVDIPESVMSASGTNALAGALLKTRRGKLDEERVYPEERDVSGEEVKVGVFACHCGANIGRVVDIPSLVEYAKTLDHVEHAEEGLFICSTDAAEHIADTIRDKGLNRVVVAACTPRTHEPLFRDTLREGGINQYFFDMANIREHCSWVHSKQKEEATAKAKDIVRMSVARTIGLEPLEEFQLPVDKTTLVVGGGVAGMTAALGLAEQGFEVHLVEKQKDLGGMARRIRTTLEGLDVRAYLSNLIRRVYEHPLVHVSHEATITDVSGYVGSFVTTLEAEGRVKTIRHGAAILATGADEHKPTEYLYGEDERVWTQLELEERIHEGDEALAAARSLVMIQCVGCRQKGRDYCARICCSQAIKNALSLKTRRPGLDVYILFRDMRTYGFSEDRYREAADRGVVFVRWEPQRRPDVETAQDNEGKPVLRVTVPDPILGQQLAIDADLVVLSAAVVPSAGTPEVTRLFKVPVNPDGFFQEAHVKLRPVDFAADGVFMCGASHYPKHLAETISQAYGAAGRAVTLLSHETVTASGAVCEVEEQDCISCGACLTACSYDAIHWRETQAGKKAEVNPALCKGDGLCCAKCPTDAIVLKHYTNEEIADQIDAALSGSRSSTGEKTGNESRNPGATTEVGT
- a CDS encoding hydrogenase iron-sulfur subunit, whose protein sequence is MTGLGHTQRIVAFLCNWUAYSAADLSGVTRQSYAPEIRIIRLMCTGRVDLAFVLRAFRGGADGVIIGGCRPGECHYETEGNFDALGNMHLCKNLMRQIGVYPGRLRLEWISAAEGSRFAEIMSDFAAQLRELGPLGQGEGIDAPDLKLKLDALSRLIPYVKLVEREKLRVPVRSEEVYRALYGSDATDRLLHDLIADKLAVSQILMLLEERPLSTREISERLGLNPSDVSRHMNDSSRRSLVRYDLDQKRYALAGETRQAAD
- a CDS encoding NAD(P)H-dependent oxidoreductase subunit E; protein product: MDRDRVDQIIDGHQSEASSLIQVLLDIQGEIHWLPREALERISERLEVPLSTVQHITTFYKAFSLVPKGRHQVHICLGTACHVRGAPRVLDAVQDLTGLEPGETDMDLKFSLETVNCLGCCALGPVIEIDGKTHGNVSTAKTADVLKSYE
- a CDS encoding SLBB domain-containing protein translates to MARFSTPFRTKQELADYRQALADRRPPDRPCVSICAGAGCLASGASEVIAAFETELAAQGLQEGLGTDVDTRGAGCPGFCERGPVVVLHPEGICYLQVKPEDVPEIVSRSIKGKEVVERLLYEDPATGERAVHEADIPFYKLQERTLLSSNILIDSRSIDDYLAIGGYAALVRALFEMGPEAVLEEIKKSNLRGRGGAGFPAGRKWEGSRNAPDKPKYVLVNADEGDPGAFMDRALLEGNPHSVLEGLMIGGFTIGADEGYIYVRQEYPLAVKNVRHAIAQAEACGLLGEDILGSGFDFTIKVHKGAGAFVCGESTALMTALEGRVGEPRPKYVRSNVKGLWGKPTVLNNVETWANVPLIVERGSDWFTRIGTEGSKGTKIFSLVGKIRNTGLVEVPMGMPLRDIIYEIGGGIPGGKRFKAVQTGGPSGGCLPEEMLHLEVGFDELTGAGSMMGSGGMIVMDEDNCMVDVARYFINFLTEESCGKCLPCREGLRQMHRILTNICEGRGRDGDIETLEELSEVLTEASLCGLGQSAANPFLSTLRYFRAEYEAHIEQKRCPALSCKGLVSYWIDPDKCTACMLCLKQCPSQGIEGGKKRIHVIDQAKCDACGVCFEVCPDKFDAVRKISGGPVPGPLPMEERTLRTSGKGAVQ
- a CDS encoding (2Fe-2S)-binding protein, translated to MSDIRLQIDGREVRASESMTLLEAAREAGIPIPTLCLHDALEPFGGCRLCIVEVEVRGWSRLVVSCVYPVAADLIVTTRNEKIDRIRKTLLELLLAHAPHAPALQEMAAEYGADRGRFEQEASFCIHCGLCVRYCAEVKKKHAVGFIDRGIRKEISFLPEIAAKECSSCKECFPLCPTSYLQAAFVLVEALTSRR
- a CDS encoding arylamine N-acetyltransferase — its product is MAGLRELVRAHVCRVPFENVSKLYCMKHRGLRGLPGLESFLDGIEKFNFGGTCYPNNFYFYQLLANLGYRTTLCGADMSGPDVHLVSMVDLEKRQYLVDVGYAAPLVAPLPRDLAVDHVVGSGRDRYVLKPQDAEGRSRLELYRDGDLKHGYVAKPAPRRIADFRAVIADSYRAEATFMNAILLARFFPDRFLVIHNLTVIESRGTVSDIRKLAGRDELVQIVAERFGIPPRFTSDAVSGLGQLGDAWN
- a CDS encoding DUF898 domain-containing protein yields the protein MSSDVNVTVRVDGDTAADSYFDGGLLQLIGWSLLGILVTVFTLGICYPWAFCMMFAWEAKHTVINGRRLSFDGTASQLFGNWIKWLLLTIITLGIYSFWLGISLRKWRTKHTRFA
- a CDS encoding TM2 domain-containing protein, producing MFCRNCGKELNENALACPGCGVSPLSEKKFCQACGKETLENQVMCTSCGAMLGRGAAAGAGGKNKVTAGILGILLGSLGVHKFYLGYTGAGIIMLLISLVLGLLTVGIATGVMGTIGLIEGILYLTKSDAEFHAAYIIGKKNWF
- a CDS encoding nuclear transport factor 2 family protein; amino-acid sequence: MNAVETEVWDPVEALNRCWTTGSAADLRDYFHETMVAITPADRMPLLGREACVSAWTEYAETTKIISWQTHNPNIRVYGDTAIVTYSYEMRCERAGMSFRPSGRDMIVLVRDAGRWWVIADQFSPYPDGGDL
- a CDS encoding phosphoribosylanthranilate isomerase — translated: MTRIKICCIGSVEEARLAVRLGASALGFVSEMPSGPGVIPEALIAEIVATVPPPIATFLLTSRTDTAEIVAQQKRCRVSTVQLCDRLPPEVHAELREAMPGISLVQVVHVAGDEAVSEAMRVARAVDALLLDSGNRSLPVKELGGTGRTHDWSLSARIVRDSPVPVFLAGGLGAENVGGAIRAVHPFGVDICTGVRTSGALDERKLLRFIEAVGESP